The nucleotide window AACTAAGACTGGTCTACCATCAATAGTAAGCACCGGACTGGACATAACACCCATCTCAATAATTTTGGAAACATCAGTGATATACTCCACTTTTTCTTTAAGGTTTAGTTGTTTAACCGCTTCTTGAGTTAGCTCATATAGCT belongs to Candidatus Beckwithbacteria bacterium and includes:
- a CDS encoding thioredoxin family protein produces the protein MKIQVLGSGCPTCKKLYELTQEAVKQLNLKEKVEYITDVSKIIEMGVMSSPVLTIDGRPVLVGFLPDIEKIKKAITSGAVAESKPSQCSCGENC